A single window of Microbacterium oryzae DNA harbors:
- a CDS encoding metal ABC transporter solute-binding protein, Zn/Mn family → MIARRLLLPAVLAVPALALVGCASGGGAAAEGGSGEGDGIAVVASTSVYASLAEQLVGDAAEVSAIVDSPTQDPHSYEATARDQLAVEGADLAILNGGGYDHFMEELVEAAGTEHVLTVVEFSHAYPGNEGHEDGDEAEHDHEHADEASADAHEGHDHIEGFNEHVWYDPHTVAHFVESLAGELEELLPDDADDIAAREEALLADIEGLEASLQTVSDEAQGSHVFFTEPVGGYLAEAAGLEDVTTEGFAEAVEEGQDVAPATLLAATKAIEGGDVDVVVANAQTGGAETARIIETAEGADVPVVEYAETLPEGETYVSWMASNVSALQDALTSGE, encoded by the coding sequence ATGATCGCACGCCGTCTGCTCCTCCCTGCCGTCCTCGCCGTCCCCGCGCTCGCGCTCGTGGGATGCGCTTCGGGCGGCGGTGCCGCCGCGGAGGGCGGCTCCGGCGAGGGCGACGGCATCGCCGTCGTGGCCTCGACGAGCGTCTACGCGTCGCTCGCCGAGCAGCTGGTCGGCGACGCGGCCGAAGTGAGCGCGATCGTCGACTCGCCCACACAGGACCCGCACTCCTACGAGGCGACCGCCCGGGATCAGCTCGCCGTCGAAGGTGCCGATCTGGCCATCCTCAACGGCGGCGGCTACGACCACTTCATGGAGGAGCTCGTCGAGGCCGCCGGCACCGAGCACGTGCTCACGGTCGTCGAGTTCTCGCACGCGTACCCCGGGAACGAGGGGCACGAGGACGGCGACGAGGCCGAGCACGACCACGAGCACGCGGACGAGGCCTCGGCGGACGCGCACGAGGGTCACGACCACATCGAGGGCTTCAACGAGCACGTCTGGTACGACCCGCACACGGTCGCGCACTTCGTCGAGAGCCTCGCGGGAGAGCTCGAGGAGCTGCTCCCGGACGACGCCGACGACATCGCCGCCCGCGAGGAGGCGCTCCTCGCCGACATCGAGGGCCTCGAGGCGTCGCTGCAGACCGTCTCGGACGAGGCGCAGGGTTCGCACGTGTTCTTCACAGAGCCGGTCGGCGGCTACCTCGCCGAGGCGGCCGGGCTCGAGGACGTGACGACCGAGGGATTCGCCGAGGCCGTCGAGGAGGGCCAGGACGTCGCCCCCGCGACCCTGCTCGCCGCCACGAAGGCGATCGAGGGCGGCGACGTCGACGTCGTGGTCGCCAACGCGCAGACCGGCGGCGCGGAGACCGCGCGCATCATCGAGACGGCGGAGGGCGCCGACGTGCCGGTGGTCGAGTACGCGGAGACGCTTCCCGAGGGCGAGACGTACGTCTCGTGGATGGCGTCGAACGTATCCGCGCTGCAGGACGCGCTGACGAGCGGCGAGTGA
- a CDS encoding metal ABC transporter ATP-binding protein produces the protein MSAPVLEISGAALRLRGRELWSGLDLAIQPGEFVAVLGPSGSGKTTLLRAILGLRELSAGAIRVEGKPVRKGNRRIGYIPQQRPFTPGTSLRARDLVALGVNGARFGFPIPRRGDHARVDALLEAVGATRYADDPVGSLSGGEQQRLRVGQALADAPALLLCDEPLSSLDLANQRAVTAIIDRERREHGAAVLFVTHDVNPILESVDRILYIAGGRFTFGSPAEVLRTEVLSELYGAPVEVLRAGGRLVVVGIPDAEPHHPHEHHDHDHHHDAEAHA, from the coding sequence ATGTCCGCACCCGTCCTCGAGATCTCCGGCGCAGCCCTGCGCCTGCGCGGACGCGAGCTCTGGTCGGGGCTCGACCTGGCCATCCAGCCGGGGGAGTTCGTCGCCGTGCTCGGGCCCAGCGGGTCCGGGAAGACGACTCTGCTGCGCGCGATCCTGGGCCTCCGCGAGCTGAGCGCCGGCGCCATCCGCGTCGAGGGGAAGCCGGTGCGGAAGGGCAACCGCCGCATCGGGTACATCCCGCAGCAGCGGCCCTTCACCCCGGGCACGAGCCTGCGGGCGCGCGACCTCGTCGCGCTCGGCGTCAACGGAGCGCGCTTCGGATTCCCGATTCCGCGCCGTGGCGACCACGCCCGTGTCGACGCGCTGCTCGAGGCGGTCGGCGCCACGCGCTACGCCGACGACCCGGTGGGATCCCTCTCCGGCGGCGAGCAGCAGCGGCTGCGGGTGGGGCAGGCGCTTGCCGACGCCCCCGCTCTGCTGCTGTGCGACGAGCCGCTGTCGAGCCTCGACCTCGCCAACCAGCGCGCCGTGACCGCGATCATCGACCGGGAGCGTCGCGAGCACGGCGCGGCGGTGCTGTTCGTGACGCACGACGTGAACCCGATCCTCGAGTCCGTCGACCGCATCCTCTACATCGCCGGCGGGCGCTTCACCTTCGGGTCGCCCGCGGAGGTGCTGCGCACCGAGGTGCTGAGCGAGCTGTACGGCGCACCCGTCGAGGTGCTGCGCGCGGGCGGCCGGCTCGTGGTCGTCGGCATCCCCGACGCCGAGCCGCACCATCCGCACGAGCACCACGACCACGATCACCACCACGACGCGGAGGCGCACGCATGA